A genomic stretch from Solanum stenotomum isolate F172 chromosome 8, ASM1918654v1, whole genome shotgun sequence includes:
- the LOC125872031 gene encoding 60S ribosomal protein L9-1-like gives MKTILSSETMDIPDGITIKVKAKQIEVEGPRGKLVRNFKHLNLDFQLIKDEETGQKKLKVDAWFGSRKATASIRTALSHVNNLIIGVTKGYRYKMRFVYAHFPINASITGGNKSIEIRNFLGEKKVRKVDMLDGVTVVRSEKVKDELVLDGNDIELVSRSAALINQKCHVKNKDIRKFLDGIYVSEKGKIVEEE, from the exons ATGAAGACAATTCTGTCATCGGAAACCATGGATATCCCCGACGGCATCACCATTAAGGTGAAGGCAAAGCAAATCGAAGTTGAAGGACCAAGGGGAAAGCTTGTGAGAAACTTCAAGCATCTCAATCTCGATTTCCAGCTGATCAAGGACGAGGAAACTGGACAGAAGAAGCTGAAGGTTGATGCCTGGTTTGGATCTCGTAAGGCTACTGCTTCTATCCGTACCGCTCTTAGCCATGTTAATAATCTCATCATTGGTGTTACCAAGGGATACAGATACAAGATGCGTTTTGTGTATGCTCACTTTCCAATCAATGCCTCCATCACCGGAGGTAACAAGTCCATTGAGATCCGTAACTTCCTTGGCGAGAAGAAg GTTAGGAAAGTTGACATGCTTGATGGAGTAACAGTTGTTCGATCTGAGAAGGTTAAGGATGAGCTTGTATTGGATGGAAATGACATTGAGCTCGTTTCTCGCTCTGCAGCCCTCATTAACCAA AAATGCCATGTGAAGAACAAGGATATCCGAAAGTTTCTTGATGGTATCTATGTCAGTGAGAAGGgtaaaattgttgaagaagaatga